In bacterium, a genomic segment contains:
- a CDS encoding PLP-dependent cysteine synthase family protein: MQCRTWVCEAIKTIEQDFQRSADTHLFKLSIPKLENIHLYFKDESIHPTGSLKHRLARSLFLHGICNGKITANTTVVEASSGSTAVSEAYFARLLNLKFIAVMPKSTSVEKIEQIKFYGGECFMVDDHREIYTQAEQLAQKLNGHYMDQFTYAEQATDWRGNNNIADSIFEQMEKEDFPEPTWVVVGAGTGGTSATIGRYIRYLSKTTKLCVVDPENSVFYDYYKTADKSLCSEHASGIEGIGRPRVEPSFIASVIDEMIRVPNAASIAGIHFLEKLLGKKYGGSTGTNLFGMIHLAHQMYKNKQQGSIVGLMCDNGDRYLQTYYNPTWLKLKGYDINQWYKAYENFYHKLTWLK; encoded by the coding sequence ATGCAATGTAGAACATGGGTTTGTGAAGCGATTAAAACAATTGAGCAAGACTTTCAACGCTCAGCAGACACGCATTTATTTAAATTGAGTATTCCTAAATTAGAAAATATCCACTTATACTTTAAGGATGAGTCGATTCACCCTACCGGGAGCCTAAAACACAGATTAGCACGGTCTTTATTTTTACATGGCATATGCAATGGCAAAATTACTGCAAATACTACTGTTGTAGAGGCCTCTTCAGGAAGCACCGCGGTATCAGAAGCTTACTTTGCTCGTTTACTCAATTTAAAATTTATTGCGGTGATGCCCAAAAGCACCTCGGTAGAAAAAATTGAACAAATCAAGTTCTATGGTGGAGAATGTTTTATGGTGGATGATCACCGGGAGATTTATACCCAAGCGGAGCAATTGGCGCAAAAACTGAATGGCCATTATATGGATCAATTTACCTATGCCGAACAGGCTACCGATTGGCGAGGCAACAATAACATTGCAGACTCTATTTTTGAACAAATGGAAAAAGAAGATTTTCCTGAACCTACCTGGGTGGTTGTAGGCGCCGGAACGGGCGGAACATCAGCAACCATAGGCCGTTATATTCGTTATCTGTCAAAAACAACCAAGCTGTGTGTGGTAGATCCGGAAAACAGTGTGTTTTATGATTATTATAAAACCGCAGACAAATCACTGTGTTCTGAACATGCTTCGGGGATTGAGGGCATTGGCCGGCCAAGAGTAGAACCCTCATTTATTGCCAGCGTTATTGATGAGATGATTAGAGTGCCCAATGCAGCTTCAATTGCCGGGATTCATTTTTTAGAAAAGTTACTGGGCAAAAAGTATGGTGGATCAACGGGAACCAACCTTTTTGGCATGATTCACTTGGCCCATCAAATGTATAAAAATAAACAACAAGGCTCTATTGTAGGTCTGATGTGTGACAATGGCGATCGGTATTTACAAACCTACTACAACCCAACTTGGCTTAAACTCAAGGGTTATGATATTAATCAATGGTACAAGGCCTATGAAAATTTTTATCATAAATTAACCTGGTTAAAATAA
- a CDS encoding M48 family metallopeptidase, which translates to MYKKLPIQKTILFLIFSFFVTSCVEIPETGEKTLMLTTPAEEKKMGEQAYAEVMQKEKINKNPRLNTILKRVGYNIAQEASQPNFNWEFKIIESEQINAWCMPGGKVAFYTGIFPYLKNEAGMATVMGHEVAHAVLRHSGQRISQQMKQQLGLGLLSGATSGLFNNPQAHDQIMAIFGAGSNVAFALPHSRESETEADVVGLKYMAKAGYNPEEALRFWQRFSQAGGQAPPEFLSTHPAGITRINTIKRLLPDAKHYYQQAAKKYGLGETL; encoded by the coding sequence ATGTACAAAAAGTTACCTATCCAGAAAACCATTCTTTTTTTAATTTTTAGTTTTTTTGTCACTTCCTGCGTTGAGATTCCAGAAACGGGTGAAAAAACCTTAATGCTCACCACACCCGCTGAAGAAAAGAAAATGGGTGAACAAGCCTATGCTGAAGTCATGCAAAAAGAAAAAATCAATAAAAACCCAAGGCTCAATACTATTTTAAAACGCGTGGGTTACAACATTGCCCAAGAAGCCTCTCAGCCTAATTTTAACTGGGAATTTAAAATTATTGAATCAGAACAAATCAATGCCTGGTGTATGCCCGGCGGTAAAGTGGCTTTTTACACCGGTATTTTTCCTTATCTCAAAAATGAAGCCGGCATGGCTACCGTCATGGGGCATGAGGTTGCGCATGCGGTGTTAAGACATTCTGGCCAACGTATTTCTCAGCAGATGAAACAACAGCTTGGCTTGGGTCTCCTCAGTGGAGCAACCTCAGGCCTGTTTAATAACCCACAAGCCCATGATCAAATCATGGCTATCTTTGGTGCTGGATCAAATGTTGCTTTTGCACTGCCGCACAGCCGGGAAAGTGAAACTGAAGCAGATGTTGTTGGTTTAAAGTACATGGCCAAAGCTGGCTATAACCCAGAAGAAGCGCTTCGCTTTTGGCAGAGGTTCTCTCAAGCTGGTGGACAAGCTCCTCCTGAATTTTTGTCAACGCACCCAGCCGGGATAACACGAATAAACACAATCAAAAGACTTTTGCCCGATGCAAAACATTACTACCAACAAGCCGCAAAAAAATATGGCTTGGGTGAAACGCTCTAA
- the arsB gene encoding ACR3 family arsenite efflux transporter, protein MSTEPSPMGIFERYLSVWVGLCIAAGVGLGLLVPSAFQTIASLEYASVNMVVAVFIWVMIYPMMVNVDFASIKDVGKKPKGLCITLVVNWLIKPFTMAALGILFFEYIFAGLIDPQDAKEYIAGMILLGVAPCTAMVFVWSQLVKGDANYTLVQVSINDIIMIFAFAPLVALLLGVTDIIVPWETLLLSVALYVLIPLTAGYVTRKKFDGSGNHERIDKFTAQIKPFSIMGLLATVVLLFGFQAETIIDKPLVIALIAVPLLIQGYGIFAIAYGWAYLWRVPFSTAAPAALIGTSNFFELAVAVAISLFGLNSGAALATVVGVLVEVPMMLSLVAFANRTRGYFK, encoded by the coding sequence ATGAGTACAGAACCATCTCCTATGGGTATCTTCGAACGCTATCTTTCCGTTTGGGTTGGCTTATGTATCGCCGCTGGGGTTGGACTTGGTTTACTTGTGCCAAGCGCATTCCAAACCATCGCATCCCTTGAATATGCCAGCGTCAATATGGTCGTTGCTGTGTTTATCTGGGTGATGATTTACCCGATGATGGTGAATGTCGATTTTGCCAGCATCAAAGATGTGGGCAAGAAGCCTAAGGGACTGTGCATTACGCTGGTTGTGAACTGGCTGATTAAACCCTTCACTATGGCAGCGCTTGGCATTCTATTCTTCGAATATATCTTTGCCGGGCTAATCGATCCACAAGATGCCAAGGAATATATTGCGGGGATGATCCTGCTTGGTGTTGCACCTTGTACAGCGATGGTGTTTGTATGGAGTCAGCTTGTAAAGGGTGATGCCAATTACACGCTGGTGCAGGTGTCTATTAACGACATCATTATGATTTTTGCCTTTGCGCCGCTGGTGGCGCTGCTGCTGGGTGTGACGGATATTATCGTGCCTTGGGAAACGCTACTGCTCTCAGTTGCGCTTTATGTGCTGATCCCATTGACAGCTGGCTATGTGACACGCAAGAAGTTCGATGGTTCGGGTAACCACGAACGCATTGATAAATTTACCGCGCAGATCAAGCCGTTCTCGATTATGGGGTTATTAGCTACAGTCGTCTTGCTCTTCGGTTTTCAAGCGGAAACGATTATCGACAAACCTCTGGTCATTGCGTTGATCGCTGTACCTTTGTTGATACAAGGATACGGCATTTTTGCCATCGCATATGGATGGGCGTATTTGTGGCGCGTGCCATTCAGCACTGCTGCACCTGCTGCGCTGATCGGCACATCGAATTTCTTTGAACTCGCCGTCGCGGTTGCCATCAGTCTGTTTGGCCTGAACTCCGGCGCAGCTCTTGCCACAGTGGTTGGCGTACTGGTAGAAGTGCCTATGATGTTATCATTGGTCGCTTTTGCTAACCGAACACGAGGTTATTTTAAGTAA
- a CDS encoding arsenate reductase ArsC: MAEALINSLGAGQYKAVSAGSKPAGYVHPKSIETLKRHGIEVGSPRSKSWDEFEGTNFDLVITVCDAAAAESCPVFLGKHEKLHWSTPDPAAVTGNEEEINAAFDEAYDKLKARIESELL, translated from the coding sequence ATGGCCGAAGCGTTAATCAATAGCCTTGGCGCAGGACAATATAAAGCCGTAAGTGCCGGTAGCAAGCCCGCAGGTTATGTGCACCCTAAATCCATAGAAACGCTCAAGCGCCATGGAATTGAAGTGGGAAGTCCGCGTAGCAAATCATGGGATGAATTTGAAGGTACAAATTTTGATCTGGTGATTACGGTTTGTGATGCCGCTGCCGCCGAGAGCTGCCCAGTATTTCTGGGCAAGCACGAAAAGTTGCATTGGAGTACGCCTGATCCTGCTGCAGTAACTGGTAACGAAGAAGAAATAAACGCCGCATTTGACGAGGCTTACGACAAACTAAAGGCAAGAATAGAAAGTGAATTACTATGA
- a CDS encoding DUF6428 family protein produces MKLSDVKKVLSELSAVSFKLPDGSYVPQHFHVTEVGLVTKLFIDCGGVERKETVVNFQLWEAGDYDHRIAPQKFLSILDISKKVIGDADDLDIEVEYQQSTIGKFGLMFDGTDFILVNKQTDCLAKDACGIPEKEDQVQDSCCSAKSGCC; encoded by the coding sequence ATGAAATTATCAGACGTTAAAAAAGTATTATCCGAATTGTCAGCCGTTAGTTTCAAATTACCCGATGGCAGCTATGTGCCGCAGCATTTTCATGTGACCGAAGTTGGTCTTGTTACTAAGCTTTTTATTGATTGCGGTGGTGTGGAGCGTAAAGAAACGGTTGTGAACTTTCAGCTATGGGAAGCTGGTGACTATGACCACCGTATTGCCCCACAAAAGTTCCTAAGCATTCTTGATATCTCTAAAAAAGTGATTGGCGATGCCGATGATCTCGACATTGAAGTAGAATATCAGCAATCTACTATCGGCAAATTTGGTCTCATGTTTGATGGCACTGATTTTATTCTGGTGAATAAACAAACAGACTGCTTAGCCAAAGATGCGTGTGGCATTCCTGAAAAAGAAGATCAAGTTCAGGACTCATGTTGTTCAGCAAAGAGCGGATGTTGCTAA
- a CDS encoding metalloregulator ArsR/SmtB family transcription factor: MDKLNVINTLDALAQESRLDIFRLLVEKGPDGIMMGAIGNKLGLPHATLSFHLDKLRQSGLVENEKQGRATIYRANYDVLVGTIQYLTDNCCKESDMTCRIEIKEKTCC, translated from the coding sequence ATGGATAAATTGAATGTTATAAATACATTAGATGCGCTGGCTCAGGAAAGCCGTTTGGATATTTTTCGCTTGCTGGTGGAGAAAGGGCCTGATGGCATCATGATGGGTGCAATTGGAAACAAGCTTGGACTACCCCATGCAACATTGTCATTTCATTTGGATAAGTTGCGCCAGTCAGGTTTGGTCGAAAACGAAAAGCAGGGCCGGGCAACCATCTATCGTGCAAATTACGATGTCTTGGTAGGGACCATTCAATACCTAACCGATAATTGCTGTAAAGAAAGCGATATGACTTGCCGCATTGAAATCAAAGAGAAAACCTGTTGTTAG
- a CDS encoding lysozyme, with product MNWTVYFCPAGYPTIGYGQVVRNDEDFAADIDETKAEELLRQDAQIAERAVLFLINVPLTDSQFDALVISNPKLLEIPLQHFKQMKLVNTFCWLDEYTQAFA from the coding sequence ATGAATTGGACTGTTTATTTTTGTCCGGCGGGTTATCCCACAATCGGTTACGGTCAAGTTGTCAGAAACGACGAGGACTTTGCAGCAGACATCGATGAAACAAAGGCTGAGGAATTACTGCGCCAAGATGCTCAGATTGCAGAGCGTGCTGTTCTGTTCTTGATTAACGTGCCGCTAACAGACAGCCAGTTTGATGCGCTGGTTATTTCCAACCCCAAGCTGCTGGAAATCCCCCTGCAACACTTTAAGCAGATGAAATTAGTCAATACATTTTGCTGGCTGGATGAGTATACTCAAGCATTTGCATGA
- a CDS encoding helix-hairpin-helix domain-containing protein, whose protein sequence is MKVNNVSLLALLALTQMFQDPIVLGQNTESIKPAKVLKQKKMLINLNTASLKDLEYLPGIGKTLAIRIIERRKIKPFQSINDLKYVDGIGEKKFSKIKTMIAVK, encoded by the coding sequence ATGAAAGTAAATAACGTATCATTGTTGGCTTTGTTGGCCTTAACACAAATGTTTCAAGACCCTATAGTTCTGGGGCAAAATACAGAGTCCATTAAACCGGCTAAAGTGTTAAAGCAGAAAAAAATGTTAATTAACCTGAACACAGCAAGTTTAAAAGATTTGGAGTATTTACCAGGTATTGGAAAAACTTTAGCGATACGTATTATTGAACGTCGCAAAATAAAACCTTTTCAATCCATCAATGACCTTAAATATGTTGATGGCATTGGAGAGAAAAAATTCAGTAAAATTAAAACCATGATTGCTGTGAAATAA
- a CDS encoding NAD+ synthase encodes MRIGIAQINTRVNNLAFNKDAILSMLEKAHSQNVDLCIFPELSLTGYPLTDARFSSGFLRELELHLESLAKNSGDMWFIVGAPHKTSSAIYNAAYVMGEGKIQHIAHKSLLPNYDVFDERRYFSPDHTQPLVFNYKDQKIAVLICEDIWEDFVEEEHFKYESDPLDQLQENKVDLLVNISASPYYVGKEKLRQQVLHRAVKQLNCPMVYVNLVGGNDEILFDGESTVMSAQGEVLHRSSKFSEDFSSYDLTQENVALTQTSSQQAVALLWQALCMGLKDFFVKTHQSKAIIGLSGGIDSALVLAIACEALGKNNVIPIYMPSQYSAQISQEGAESLCKNLELELKCIAIDSLRKSFDQSLESVFLDQAANVTEENIQARIRGTLLMAYSNKFGGMVLNTSNKSELAVGYSTLYGDLIGGLSVIGDLYKHQVYELAQWCNKDHEIIPQIIIKRAPSAELREDQKDSDSLPHYDILDKVLYMYLEQLQSVNDIVKQGYEEEVVKKIVALVKRSEFKRRQAPPILKVSQKAFGIGRRHNIAIG; translated from the coding sequence ATGCGCATAGGCATTGCCCAAATCAATACACGTGTAAATAACTTGGCTTTTAACAAAGACGCAATACTGTCTATGCTGGAGAAGGCGCACAGTCAAAATGTTGATTTATGTATTTTTCCTGAATTAAGTTTGACTGGCTATCCTCTGACAGATGCAAGGTTTTCCTCTGGCTTTTTAAGAGAGCTTGAATTGCATTTAGAAAGCTTGGCCAAAAACAGTGGAGACATGTGGTTTATTGTAGGGGCACCCCATAAAACTTCTTCTGCAATTTATAACGCTGCGTATGTTATGGGTGAAGGAAAAATTCAGCATATTGCGCATAAAAGCTTACTACCTAATTATGATGTGTTTGATGAACGGCGTTACTTTTCGCCAGATCATACGCAACCTTTGGTATTCAACTACAAAGATCAAAAAATAGCCGTTTTGATTTGCGAAGATATCTGGGAAGATTTTGTGGAAGAAGAGCACTTTAAATATGAGAGTGACCCATTGGATCAATTGCAAGAAAACAAAGTTGATTTATTGGTGAATATATCGGCATCACCCTATTACGTGGGTAAAGAAAAACTTCGCCAGCAGGTCCTGCACAGAGCTGTAAAACAACTGAATTGCCCCATGGTTTATGTGAACTTGGTGGGAGGTAATGATGAAATACTTTTTGACGGGGAGAGTACAGTTATGTCTGCCCAGGGGGAGGTGTTACACCGTTCGTCAAAGTTTAGCGAAGATTTTTCAAGTTATGATCTAACACAAGAAAATGTAGCTTTAACGCAAACGAGCTCTCAGCAAGCTGTGGCCTTGCTATGGCAGGCCTTATGTATGGGCTTAAAAGACTTTTTTGTTAAAACCCATCAATCCAAAGCCATTATTGGCTTATCTGGTGGCATTGATTCTGCTTTGGTCTTGGCCATAGCCTGTGAAGCTTTGGGTAAAAATAATGTAATCCCAATCTACATGCCTTCTCAATACTCGGCTCAGATTTCACAAGAAGGGGCTGAAAGCTTATGTAAAAACCTTGAGCTAGAGTTAAAATGTATTGCTATTGATAGCTTGAGAAAAAGCTTTGATCAAAGTTTAGAGTCTGTTTTTTTAGATCAAGCAGCCAACGTGACCGAAGAAAATATTCAGGCAAGAATCAGAGGCACCTTGTTGATGGCGTACAGCAATAAGTTTGGGGGTATGGTTTTAAATACCAGCAATAAATCTGAACTGGCTGTGGGCTATTCTACCTTATACGGTGACTTGATTGGAGGCTTGTCTGTTATTGGAGATTTATACAAACATCAGGTTTATGAATTGGCTCAGTGGTGCAATAAAGATCACGAAATTATTCCGCAAATTATTATCAAGAGAGCACCCTCAGCTGAGTTAAGGGAAGATCAAAAAGACTCTGATAGCTTGCCACATTATGATATTTTGGACAAGGTCCTGTATATGTATTTAGAGCAGTTGCAGTCTGTCAATGATATTGTGAAACAAGGCTATGAAGAAGAAGTGGTTAAAAAAATAGTGGCTTTGGTTAAGAGAAGTGAGTTTAAACGTAGGCAAGCGCCACCCATTTTGAAAGTCTCACAAAAAGCATTTGGTATTGGGCGCAGGCACAATATAGCGATTGGATAA
- a CDS encoding NAD(+)/NADH kinase produces MNIKRAVVVYKKSSYELYALEKKDPHFLNLLKQKHPSVAQFIPSHEAHHKSIDYARQVLSQLNIETKFIHRARKFNEDWADLIITIGGDGTFLDAARHTLEKPMLGINSDPKRSVGMYCAINVKQLKKTLNGIMQNNIPQYHISRLQMCLNEDTFMPPVLNDCLITSTNPAETSRFDLKFGKNKYSYKSSGLWVSTAAGSTGAMRSTGGEVLPLEDESYMFYVRENYHAPLEKRKPSRAVLNKKDVLHVVSKMRQGMIFFDGAHKKISFKNGNQLSIQLYPKKLKVFAYDSQRRHQFDKDTSLKRRAND; encoded by the coding sequence ATGAATATTAAGCGAGCAGTTGTTGTTTATAAAAAAAGCAGTTATGAGTTGTATGCTTTAGAAAAAAAAGATCCACATTTTTTAAATTTGTTAAAGCAAAAACATCCTTCAGTGGCTCAGTTTATCCCAAGTCATGAGGCACATCACAAAAGCATAGACTATGCGCGTCAAGTACTAAGCCAACTCAATATTGAAACCAAGTTTATTCATAGAGCAAGAAAATTTAATGAAGATTGGGCAGATCTTATTATAACCATTGGCGGGGATGGGACATTTTTAGATGCTGCTCGTCATACCCTTGAAAAGCCTATGCTGGGCATAAACTCTGATCCAAAAAGAAGTGTGGGAATGTACTGTGCCATTAATGTAAAGCAGCTCAAAAAAACACTTAACGGAATTATGCAAAATAATATACCGCAATATCATATTTCTCGTCTTCAAATGTGTCTTAATGAAGATACGTTTATGCCCCCTGTTTTGAATGACTGTCTCATCACTAGCACAAACCCGGCTGAAACATCTCGCTTTGATTTAAAATTTGGTAAAAATAAATACAGTTATAAATCTTCTGGTTTGTGGGTTTCAACAGCCGCTGGTTCAACAGGAGCTATGCGTAGTACAGGAGGGGAGGTTCTCCCGCTTGAAGATGAGTCTTACATGTTTTATGTCCGAGAAAATTACCATGCACCGTTAGAAAAACGAAAACCTTCCAGGGCAGTATTGAATAAAAAAGACGTGTTGCATGTTGTTTCTAAGATGCGGCAAGGGATGATTTTTTTTGATGGAGCCCATAAAAAGATTTCATTTAAAAATGGAAATCAGCTAAGCATTCAATTGTACCCTAAAAAACTTAAAGTTTTTGCTTATGACAGTCAAAGGCGACATCAGTTTGATAAAGACACCAGTTTAAAAAGACGAGCGAATGACTGA
- the recO gene encoding DNA repair protein RecO, which produces MTEEKTQAIVLSNSVYGESDMIVSLLTKDFGKISAFAVAAKKSKKRFAGGIDLFSFLQIQIKPPKSKSSFLWRLEKTQLINAFYPLRSNLKALASMSYLSECLKKLLADEQKQESLFMWWEETLNKVAQGHCQSSIDYLKMDFELLSMLGYKPHLYNCVHCAKEQQQHERFYFSFEKGGTLCKQCYVAGQGMWVNPMLAKMIHHEGQLNYSSQDVRFLGQLVHRFMVHTLGHEPKSQNFRWDAMQL; this is translated from the coding sequence ATGACTGAAGAAAAAACGCAAGCCATTGTTCTATCCAATAGTGTGTATGGTGAAAGTGATATGATTGTTTCACTTTTAACCAAAGACTTTGGCAAGATCTCTGCATTTGCTGTGGCAGCAAAAAAAAGCAAAAAGCGTTTTGCTGGAGGGATTGATCTTTTTTCTTTTTTGCAGATTCAAATTAAACCGCCTAAATCTAAAAGTAGTTTTTTGTGGCGACTGGAAAAAACCCAACTGATCAACGCATTTTACCCTTTACGATCCAACTTAAAAGCCTTGGCCAGTATGAGCTATTTATCAGAGTGTTTAAAAAAACTTTTGGCCGATGAACAAAAGCAAGAATCCCTTTTTATGTGGTGGGAAGAAACTTTAAACAAAGTTGCTCAAGGGCATTGTCAGAGCAGTATTGATTATCTCAAAATGGATTTTGAATTGTTATCTATGTTAGGTTATAAGCCGCATTTATACAACTGTGTCCATTGTGCAAAAGAACAACAGCAGCATGAACGGTTTTATTTTTCTTTCGAAAAAGGCGGAACGTTGTGCAAACAGTGTTATGTTGCAGGGCAGGGTATGTGGGTTAACCCTATGCTGGCAAAAATGATTCATCATGAGGGCCAATTGAATTACAGTTCACAAGATGTTCGTTTTTTGGGGCAATTGGTGCACCGTTTTATGGTGCATACGCTTGGCCATGAACCCAAAAGTCAAAACTTTAGATGGGATGCTATGCAATTATGA
- the mazG gene encoding nucleoside triphosphate pyrophosphohydrolase encodes MSAEESKNKSWLKKLETIMQELRGDQGCPWDKEQTHASLKQYCLEEAYEVVEAIDSEDDLAIKDELGDLLLQVYFHAQLASERKSFAIEDVARGICEKMIRRHPHVFGDTEGIDTEQDVEQQWELIKDQEGLKKNKKLLHVCQTLPGLSKAQKVSKKAAKFGFDWKSKDDVYAKVKEELLELTQAQTEAEKNEELGDMLFALCSLARHEGLDAEGALQEAIKKFQKRFYAVEDKLKAEQKDFTSSSFDELDQLWQQVKQD; translated from the coding sequence ATGAGTGCAGAAGAGAGTAAAAATAAAAGTTGGTTGAAGAAACTTGAAACTATCATGCAAGAGCTCAGAGGTGATCAAGGTTGTCCTTGGGATAAAGAGCAAACACATGCAAGCTTAAAACAATATTGCCTAGAAGAAGCTTATGAAGTTGTTGAAGCCATTGATAGTGAAGATGACCTTGCCATTAAAGATGAATTGGGTGACTTGTTACTGCAAGTTTATTTTCATGCGCAACTGGCCAGTGAAAGAAAGAGCTTTGCTATAGAAGATGTTGCAAGGGGCATTTGTGAAAAAATGATTAGACGGCATCCGCATGTGTTTGGTGATACTGAAGGTATTGATACTGAACAAGATGTTGAGCAGCAATGGGAATTGATCAAAGACCAAGAAGGTTTAAAAAAGAATAAAAAATTATTGCATGTATGTCAAACTTTACCAGGATTAAGCAAGGCACAAAAAGTATCTAAAAAAGCGGCCAAGTTTGGTTTTGACTGGAAAAGTAAAGACGATGTTTATGCAAAAGTAAAAGAAGAGTTATTAGAGCTCACACAAGCGCAAACAGAAGCTGAAAAAAATGAAGAATTAGGCGATATGTTGTTTGCTCTATGCAGTCTAGCTAGACACGAAGGTCTTGATGCCGAAGGAGCTCTGCAAGAAGCCATAAAGAAGTTTCAAAAACGTTTCTATGCTGTAGAAGACAAACTAAAAGCTGAGCAAAAAGATTTTACTTCAAGCAGCTTTGATGAATTGGATCAGCTTTGGCAGCAAGTAAAACAAGACTAG